The nucleotide sequence ACACAGTTATGAACCGACGCAAAGCAATGCAGATGCTGGCTGCCATGGGTGCCGGTGTTGTGACCACAAGCCACGCTGTGGCCGGTGGTATGATCAAGCCTTGGGAGTGGGTCCAAAAACGAGATACCGTTAAAAATACAGACGGTACCCCTTTGCAGTTTGAACCCAAAGGCCAACCTGATCCACACCCAGAAGTGGATGATATCACTAAATATCCTCGCTGTCCCTATTGTGGGATGAGCCGACACATGTGGAACCATAGCCGACACCTGATCCACTACAGTGATGGCCTAGCCGATGGGACCTGCTCTCTTCATTGTGCCTCAGTCAGTTTAAGTTTGAACCTGGACCGGGTACCCAAAGCGATCTATGCCGCTGATTTTGGTGCCAAAGGTAAAATGAAACCCCTCATCAACATTGACCATGCTTTTTATCTCATCGGTTCCCAACTACGCGGCACCATGAGCACCACCAGTAAAATGGCCTTTCAAAATGAAACATCCGCCAACAGGGCCCATGAGAACTATGGTGGAAAATTGGCCAAGTTTAATGAAGCACTGACCCAGAGCTATCTGGATATGGCCAACGATACCATCATGATCCGTAAGCGTCGGGAGAAGATGCGTCAGAGTCATATGGGCATGAAACATCACTAAACTTTATTTGCCCCCCTTACGCTTCACCTCAAGGGGGGCAAGCTTTTTATAGGAGCCCGTTTATGCACAAACGTTTATGGATCATCCTAAGCTTTTGCATGGTGTTGCTTACGGTAACGACGGCACAAGCCCAACACGCCCCTATCTTAAAAACCGTCACACCCGCCAGGGGTGATACCTGCCCTGTATGCGGTATGTTTGTGGCCAAATATCGATCATGGATCGCAACGGTTCAGTATAAGGATGGTCATGCTCATCATTTTGATGGCGCCAAAGATCTGTTTAAATATCTTAGAAATCTAAAAAAATATGCCCCACACCATCAGGCTGAAAATCAACAGCTTATCTCTGTGACAGAGTATTATGACCTGCAATCCATCGATGCCCTACAAGCGTGGTATGTGGTTGGTTCCGATGTCTTAGGCCCTATGGGTCATGAACTGATACCCTTTGCCAATCGTGCCGATGCACAAACCTTTATGCAGGACCACAAAGGTGTACGTATTGTACAACCGCATCAGATCCAACCCAAACTGCTTAAACAGTTGGACCAAGGTCTGTTTAAACCCTAAACATTATAATCCGACCGATCTATTTTGTTCCGGTTGGATCTTTTACCCATACTGCATCTGTAAGCATGGTGTGTCGGTTGATGCTCTCACGCATGATGGCCACCTATCACCTTTGCCATAAGCCACTGCACACCCCTGTTTATATCGGTTCACAAAGGTATTTCTCTTGTCAGAACAGAGGATCCTTACCTAAGAAGCTAAAGTATGTCGAGCATGGGTCTATACAACGACCCTAACCTTTATATACCCCTTGACCGTAGAACAACATTCACCCAACCCTATCAGTAAATATATGGAAATCTGTATATTGTGTAAACAGTTAGACATACACTAAATATCGTTATTTATTCTTGGGATGATTCATCTTTTTAACAAATAAGTTTGTCATCCATATCATATGTAACGTACCATAACAGCCATAAAGGCGGTGTTACAGCACCCCACTACCCCTATACATAGAGTGAGAGTCGTCCATCATGAGTGAGGTTGAGCAGCTATCACTGGCACAATGGGAAGGGGCTTTTACCTCAGATCGAGCACTACCTGATCATCTTTACGACCAGGATATTATCTGGTCAGAGGATCTGGTTTTGGGCCTTGATGTACTGGATCGTGACCATAAAGTTCTGGTCTGCATGATCCGCTGTCTTTTGGGTGACTGTGATATGCCCACCCAATATGGGTTTGACCAAATCACCATCCATGGTCTGTTTACCCATCTCTTAAGCTTTACCCAGTTTCATCTACAACGGGAAGAAGCTTTAATGGCCCATGCCAACTACCCCAACTATCTCCGTCACCAGCAGGAACATCAGCTGATCATGCGGGAAGTACAGAACATTGCCAGCAGTTACCATAAACATCCAGATCCAGCGAT is from Magnetococcus sp. PR-3 and encodes:
- a CDS encoding nitrous oxide reductase accessory protein NosL, with amino-acid sequence MNRRKAMQMLAAMGAGVVTTSHAVAGGMIKPWEWVQKRDTVKNTDGTPLQFEPKGQPDPHPEVDDITKYPRCPYCGMSRHMWNHSRHLIHYSDGLADGTCSLHCASVSLSLNLDRVPKAIYAADFGAKGKMKPLINIDHAFYLIGSQLRGTMSTTSKMAFQNETSANRAHENYGGKLAKFNEALTQSYLDMANDTIMIRKRREKMRQSHMGMKHH
- a CDS encoding nitrous oxide reductase accessory protein NosL, with product MHKRLWIILSFCMVLLTVTTAQAQHAPILKTVTPARGDTCPVCGMFVAKYRSWIATVQYKDGHAHHFDGAKDLFKYLRNLKKYAPHHQAENQQLISVTEYYDLQSIDALQAWYVVGSDVLGPMGHELIPFANRADAQTFMQDHKGVRIVQPHQIQPKLLKQLDQGLFKP
- a CDS encoding bacteriohemerythrin, giving the protein MSEVEQLSLAQWEGAFTSDRALPDHLYDQDIIWSEDLVLGLDVLDRDHKVLVCMIRCLLGDCDMPTQYGFDQITIHGLFTHLLSFTQFHLQREEALMAHANYPNYLRHQQEHQLIMREVQNIASSYHKHPDPAIIQTLGQKFRVWLFGHILGDDRSFVNHVKHSGLDPKTFPPSPVQAPHFARNLDLIP